The Halobacillus sp. Marseille-Q1614 genome includes the window AAAACGCCTTTTAGACCGTATCAGCGACGACAGTGAAAACTTATTTAGAGTAACCTTCATTTTCGGAGTAAAAGCCAATGATAAAGAGGATTTACACTCTCTCTGCAACCGATTTGAGACGAATATCAAAAGTAACCGCATGAAAGCCAATAAGATCAAGAATAACCCTCATTGCTTGTGGTACATGCTGCCGATCGGCTATAAAAACACAAACATTGAAACTCGTTACGGTTGGCCGATGTACACGGAATTAATAGGGGCTATGCTTCCTTTTAACGCCTCTGAGTTCAATTACAATACAGGGTTATTGCAAGGAATCAACGTGAAATCTGAATCCCCTGTCACCTATGACCCCTGGAATAAACGCATGTTTAATAACAGGAATGAGGCCATCTTAGGGGAATCAGGCTCAGGAAAAAGCTTTGCAGTTAATTTAAAAGTGTTTAGGGAGTATTACGCAGGGAGAGCCAAACGGCAATTCATTATAGACCCTGAGAGAGAATACAACACCATTCCTGGGGCGAATCAGATCATCTTTAAACCTGGCAGTAAGTTTATAACGAATCCATTTCATATCAGGAGTGCCATTTTAGATTCTGACGTTGAGGATGAAACAGCCGACATTTCTGCATACCTGCCGAAGAAGATCAGCGAGGTTGTAGACTTTTTCAAGTGGATTGTACCTGATATGTCAGCAGAAGAATTAGCCCTCTTATCTATATCGGTTGAGGATGCTTACAAAGAGGTAGGACTTGATCATAAGGAGCACATCGAAGCCCTTCCTAAGCTTTTTCCTACCCTAACGGATCTTAACACTGAAATGAACAAATACGAGGAATTAAAGCGTGTGAGAGTGATTCTAAGACCTTATATAGAGGGTGTTTACTCTGGAATGTTTAACGGACAAACGAATTGGGATCTAAACGAGGCAATCAACGTCCTGGATATTCACGAATTATCAGAAGGTGTCAAAAAACCGATGATGGATTTGCTTCTTAAAGACTTATGGGAAGAAGTGAAAAGGGATAGGAACGAACCTGTTGGGCTTATTGCTGATGAACTTTGGATCTTAGCAGATAAGAAGTTCCCACAAACAATGGAGTTTATCCGAAACATGGGGAAACGAATCAGGAAGTATGAAGGCTTTCTCATGGTTGCCACTCAGAACGTCAGTGATTTTATAGCCGTTGGGGAGTATGGAACAGCCGTAATTAATAACTGTCAGTTTAAAACGCTT containing:
- a CDS encoding VirB4 family type IV secretion system protein; this encodes MKKQPFGLLSKVSKKAKFKKKFFNIPVEEFDSEIIRTSDGKFKTVLKVIDPLNVNMMGEKEIRKAIKHTQSALNALNPGERCQMLITSDEVDISQYIQELEKKQDNGNKTAIADYKNSMIEGKKKFLQDYAVKARNTHNFYLVLESKEKKHHDATAELLDLMTNVVEHLEKAGLKIGRLSEEKVKAIIYNRLTPNSNRQQPYEEGMDLTAWQPPDIATGNTLEIDDLHYSFYSISYFPKEIGEAWMDPILTARVNVDVSVSLQVVSKNDQMDRINSQIRELERRIAETKAESVKQRYEDQIKSSKRLLDRISDDSENLFRVTFIFGVKANDKEDLHSLCNRFETNIKSNRMKANKIKNNPHCLWYMLPIGYKNTNIETRYGWPMYTELIGAMLPFNASEFNYNTGLLQGINVKSESPVTYDPWNKRMFNNRNEAILGESGSGKSFAVNLKVFREYYAGRAKRQFIIDPEREYNTIPGANQIIFKPGSKFITNPFHIRSAILDSDVEDETADISAYLPKKISEVVDFFKWIVPDMSAEELALLSISVEDAYKEVGLDHKEHIEALPKLFPTLTDLNTEMNKYEELKRVRVILRPYIEGVYSGMFNGQTNWDLNEAINVLDIHELSEGVKKPMMDLLLKDLWEEVKRDRNEPVGLIADELWILADKKFPQTMEFIRNMGKRIRKYEGFLMVATQNVSDFIAVGEYGTAVINNCQFKTLMRLSENDVREMKETKLVTFNESEEEILSGDKPQGYCLHIVKKKRVEMRTVANETELKELNLKISYGNGIREAI